The Agaribacterium sp. ZY112 genome includes the window GGAAAAAGCCAGAGCAACAAGCGCCAAGGTTAAAGCCATGCCAATAGAGCCGACAATTAAGAAAGGCTTTCGGCCCCAGTGATCGATACGTGCAAAGGTAATGAAGCAGGCTGCAATACTGATTGCGCCGGAGATAACATTAATAAGCAGGGCGTCGCTTTCATTAAAGCCGACCGCTTGCCAAAGAACGGCGCCGTAATAAAACACCACGTTAATGCCTACAAGTTGTTGGAAGGTGGCAAGGCCGATGCCCACCCAAACAATGGCTTTAATCTTTTTACTTTGCTTATCGATTAAATCGCTAAAGCGTGGACGGTGGCTGGTATCGATACTGGCTTGAATGTCTTCTACCATGGTTGCTGCTTGTTGAGCATTAAAGAGTTTGCTTAGGGTCGCTTGAGCGCGCTCTGAACGGCCGCGTATCACTTCGTAGCGAGGGCTTTCTGGAATAAAGATAAGCGCAATTAGGAAGAGCAAGGCAGGAATAAGCTCTACCCAGAACATCCAGCGCCAAGATTCATAACCCAGCCATAATTCAGATACCGAGCCACCTGAGAGCTCAGCAAGGAAAAAGTTGCTTAGAAACGCAAAAAATAGACCGGAGATAATCGCAATTTGCTGCACTGAGGTGAGCCGGCCGCGAATGTGGGTAGGCGCAATTTCACTGATATAGGCTGGGGCAATAACACTGGCCGCCCCTACAGCTAAGCCGCCTAAGATTCGATAGAAAACAAATTCAGCCGATTGGGTGGATATGCCCGACCCCCAAGCACTTATAAGAAAAAGTACAGAAGCAACTAACAGCATGGTTTTGCGGCCATAGGTGTCGGCTAGGCGCCCAGCAAAAAAAGCACCGATGGCGCAGCCTAGTAGCATGGAGGCGACATTGAGCCCGGTACCCACAGAGTCGGAGTTGAAGCTTGTTCTTAGTCCATCAACCGTGCCGTTGATCACGCCGCTATCAAAACCAAAAAGAAAACCGCCTAAGGTCGCTACTAGTGTGACAAATGCGATAAAGGGCAAGTTTTGTTCGGCGGTATTTGTGCCTTGATTCTGGGCCATGCTTGGGTCTCGTGTTGTTATTTTAATTGAGGCTTCTGCCACTACATTAAGTGATGACCATCCATTTGTAAACGATTACATTATGGGTTACAGTTCCTCACATGGCTACTATAAGGCCAGCGTGTAGATTGTGGAATAGCTTGGAGGTCAGATGAAAACAATCATGGGTGTTGATTTAGGCACGCAGAGCCTAAAAGTACTGGTTTACGATGCAGACTCTAAGGCGAGTGTGTTTAGTGCGTCCAGTGCTTACGATTTAATAACCCGTGATGACGGCTCTGCCGAGCAAGACCCACAGTGGTGGCTAGATGCGTTTCATACCTGCTTGGCCGAGTGCCCCGCTGATATTAAACAAAGCATTGTTGCTTTGGGGGTATCGGGGCAACAACATGGCTTTGTCGCTTTAGATAAAGGCGGACAGGTGCTGGTGCCTGCGAAGTTGTGGTGTGATACCTCTACCAGCACGCAAGCTGAAAGCATCATTAGCGATGCCGGTGGTCGTTCGCGCTGTCGAGAGCTAAGCGGCAATGTGCTGAGTGTCGGTTTTACGGCTTCTAAAATTCGTTGGTTAAAAGAAGCTGAGCCTAAAAAATACGCGGCACTCGATTTAATTTTGTTGCCCCATGATTACCTTAATTATTATCTAACTGGCAAAGCGTGCATGGAGCATGGCGATGCTTCGGGTACTGGGTTGTTGGATGTGCGCCAGCGAAGCTGGAGCCGAGCCATGCTTGATGCACTTGATAGTGAGCGTGATCTACGGCCTCTGCTGCCTGAGCTTATCAAGGCTGAACAAAGTTGTGGCTCTATCCGCCCTGAGCTTGCAGAGCAACTTGGTTTAAACAAGCAACTTATTGTTTCAGCAGGTGGTGGCGACAATATGATGGCTGCAATAGGAACGGGAAATGTTTGTGAGGGGCGTTTGAGCGCAAGCATGGGCACCTCGGGCACTTTATTTGCGTATTCATCTAAGCCTGTTATCGATGAAACCGATGAGCTCGCTGCTTTTTGTTCATCTGATGGGGCTTGGCTGCCTTTGCTCTGCACCATGAATTGCACAGTGGCAACTGAACAAATGAAACAGCTGTTTGATTGCACAAGCGGCGATTTGGAGCAGCTTGCAGCGACGGTAGCGATAGGTGCCGATGGCGTTCTAACTCTGCCTTATTACGGTGGTGAGCGCAGCCCCAATCTGCCTCATGCAAAAGCACTTATTTATGGTTTGAATCACAACAACACTTCTCAAGCACACATGATTCGCTCGGCAATGGAAGCGGCCGCCTTTGCTTTAAAAAGTGGCTTGCAAGCCTTTGAGCGTATGGGCATGCATTTTAATGAAGTAAGGCTGACAGGTGGAGGTAGTAAAAATACGCTGTGGCGACAAATTGTGGCTGATGTTTTTGCTCTGCCGGTTACGGTTCTCAACGAAGAAGAAAACGCAGCTTTGGGTGCCGTGTTACAAGCGCTTTGGTGTTTTGAGCACGCTCAAGGCCGGCCAATAAAGCTACAGACTTTGGCCGATGAACATATAAGTGAAAACCCCAGCAAAGCTTGTGAGCCTAAGCCTGATGCAGTTAAAGCCTATGCAGAGGTATATCAGTCTTACCAAGCTTTAGTGGCGCATATGGCACCGCTATTTAGTGCGTGAATGTTCATAGTTAGATGCTTTATGACGATGCGATTAAAGCCTCAAAAAATCAGAAATAAAAATAGTTACTACGTGTTTTATAAAGGAACAGGCAATGTCTAAAATTTTTATCGGTGGCAAAGAATATTTCCCAGAAATAAGCGCAATTCAATATGAAGGTCCAGAGTCGGATAACCCCTTAGCGTTTAAATACTACGACGCTAATAAAGTTATTGGCTCAAAGACCATGGCAGAGCATTTACGTTTTGCTGTGTGTTATTGGCATACTTTCTGTGGCAAGGGTACGGACCCCTTTGGTGGTGATACCCAACACTTTGCTTGGGATGTGGCTGCCGACCCTATGTCTGCAGCGTTACAAAAAGTAGACGCAGCCTTTGAATTATTCTCCAAATTGGGGGTGCCTTATTATTGTTTTCACGATAGAGATTTAGCGCCAGAAGGTGCCAATGTGCTGGAATCTGAAGCTAACTTACAGCGCTTAGTTTCTGAAGCTAAAATTCGTCAACAAGAAAGCGGTTTAAAGCTGTTATGGGGTACAGCAAACGTATTTAGCCATCCGCGTTATATGAACGGTGCTTCAACGAATCCGAACTTCCAAGTCCTGACTCACGCAGCGGCACAAGTGAAAGCAGCTATAGATGCCACCATTGAACTCGGCGGTGAGAACTATGTATTTTGGGGTGGGCGTGAAGGTTATATTTCTTTGTTGAACAGCAATACAAAACAAGAAACTGAGAACATGGCTCGTTTTTTACAAACGGCACGAGACTATGCTCGCCAGCAAGGCTTTAAAGGTACTTTTTTAATTGAGCCTAAACCAATGGAACCGACAAAACATCAATATGATTTTGATGCGCAAACGGTGATTGGCTTTTTGCGAGAGCACGGCTTAGATAAGGATTTTAAATTAAATATTGAGGCTAATCACGCTACCTTGGCAGGCCATACCTTTGCACACGAGCTGCAAATGTGTGCGAATGCTGGAATGCTCGGTAGCATCGATGCTAACCGCGGTGATGCACAAAACGGTTGGGATACCGATCAGTTTCCGGTTGATATGTACGATGCAGTACACGGTATGATGGTTGTGCTTGAAAGTGGCGGTTTTAGTAGTGGTGGCCTGAATTTTGATGCTAAAGTTCGCCGTGAATCTGTAGATATGGAAGATATTCTCCTTGGTCATATAGGCGGTATGGATGCCTTTGCAAAAGGCTTAGAGGTTGCTCACTCTATTTTACATGACAGTTCATATTTACAGCGTAAGCAAGAGCGTTATCACACCTATGCTCAAGGAGCGGGCGCTGATTTTAGCGCCGGTAAATTAAACCTAAATCAGCTTCGCGACTTGGCTATTGAATACGGTGAGCCTAAAGCTCTTAGCGGTAAACAAGAGTGGTTTGAAAATTTAATAAATCAATATTTATTAAAATAAATCCCTTAAGGGAAAGGTGCTTAGCGGCACCCATTACATATGTTTTTGGGTGCCTAAGCTATGAGTTTTCTGGGAATAGAGTACTGCCCAAAGTGAGGGGACTTCCCCCTTTTTTTAATTTTTTTACTAATC containing:
- the xylB gene encoding xylulokinase codes for the protein MKTIMGVDLGTQSLKVLVYDADSKASVFSASSAYDLITRDDGSAEQDPQWWLDAFHTCLAECPADIKQSIVALGVSGQQHGFVALDKGGQVLVPAKLWCDTSTSTQAESIISDAGGRSRCRELSGNVLSVGFTASKIRWLKEAEPKKYAALDLILLPHDYLNYYLTGKACMEHGDASGTGLLDVRQRSWSRAMLDALDSERDLRPLLPELIKAEQSCGSIRPELAEQLGLNKQLIVSAGGGDNMMAAIGTGNVCEGRLSASMGTSGTLFAYSSKPVIDETDELAAFCSSDGAWLPLLCTMNCTVATEQMKQLFDCTSGDLEQLAATVAIGADGVLTLPYYGGERSPNLPHAKALIYGLNHNNTSQAHMIRSAMEAAAFALKSGLQAFERMGMHFNEVRLTGGGSKNTLWRQIVADVFALPVTVLNEEENAALGAVLQALWCFEHAQGRPIKLQTLADEHISENPSKACEPKPDAVKAYAEVYQSYQALVAHMAPLFSA
- the xylA gene encoding xylose isomerase, whose amino-acid sequence is MSKIFIGGKEYFPEISAIQYEGPESDNPLAFKYYDANKVIGSKTMAEHLRFAVCYWHTFCGKGTDPFGGDTQHFAWDVAADPMSAALQKVDAAFELFSKLGVPYYCFHDRDLAPEGANVLESEANLQRLVSEAKIRQQESGLKLLWGTANVFSHPRYMNGASTNPNFQVLTHAAAQVKAAIDATIELGGENYVFWGGREGYISLLNSNTKQETENMARFLQTARDYARQQGFKGTFLIEPKPMEPTKHQYDFDAQTVIGFLREHGLDKDFKLNIEANHATLAGHTFAHELQMCANAGMLGSIDANRGDAQNGWDTDQFPVDMYDAVHGMMVVLESGGFSSGGLNFDAKVRRESVDMEDILLGHIGGMDAFAKGLEVAHSILHDSSYLQRKQERYHTYAQGAGADFSAGKLNLNQLRDLAIEYGEPKALSGKQEWFENLINQYLLK
- a CDS encoding sugar porter family MFS transporter gives rise to the protein MAQNQGTNTAEQNLPFIAFVTLVATLGGFLFGFDSGVINGTVDGLRTSFNSDSVGTGLNVASMLLGCAIGAFFAGRLADTYGRKTMLLVASVLFLISAWGSGISTQSAEFVFYRILGGLAVGAASVIAPAYISEIAPTHIRGRLTSVQQIAIISGLFFAFLSNFFLAELSGGSVSELWLGYESWRWMFWVELIPALLFLIALIFIPESPRYEVIRGRSERAQATLSKLFNAQQAATMVEDIQASIDTSHRPRFSDLIDKQSKKIKAIVWVGIGLATFQQLVGINVVFYYGAVLWQAVGFNESDALLINVISGAISIAACFITFARIDHWGRKPFLIVGSIGMALTLALVALAFSQGELLSNGQLKLSETSGLIALVSANLYVFFFNISWGPVMWIALGEMFPNQIRGTGLAIAGLAQWSSNFLITVSFPILLTGIGLSAAYAIYAFCALVSIAFVIKFVHETKGIDLEEMEALSQSPT